TGCCTTTCGATCCGATCGACACCGTATTCTCCCGATCCGCGACCGAGTCCGCACCCAGCGCGACCGAGTTATCCGCCGACGCTTGCGCGTTCGAACCCATCGCCGTCGCATGATGACCCGTTGCCTTGGCCGCTTGCGCGCTGCCGTCGCCATTCGTGGCGAACGCCGGGCTGCCCGAGGCTGCGTTCATCGCGATGTTCGTCACGTTGGCGAGTGCCGAGTTCATCTGCGCAACGTTCACGGCGTCTGTGTCGACCGTACCCGCTGCCACGTTGTGGATCGTCGTGCCGCCCGCCACGCCGTTGCCCATCGTCACGCTGCTGTAGCTGACGGAGCCGTCTGCGTTGTTGTCGTAGGTGACGGCCGCTTTCGACGTGCCGTTCGTGCCGACGAGACCCGTTGCCTTCAGTTGTGCGACGTTGACGGCATCCGTGTCGGCCGTACCCGCCGCCACGTTCGTGATCTGCCGTTCGGCGCCTGCGGAGCCCACCGAAACCGAGCTCGCGCGGTTCGCAACCGAGTTCGAGCCGAGCGCGACCGAGTTGGCGGCCGTTGCCACGGCAGCGCCGCCGATCGCCACCGATTCGCTACCCGTCGCCTGCGAGTCCGCCAGCATCGAGTTCGTGTGGAAGTACTTGATCCCCAAGCCGCCGCCGGTGATGTCGCTCAAAGCGGTGTTGATGCTGCTGATGTCCGACGCGTTCTGCGTCGTGCGGGCGTCGATATTGGTGATCGCGCCAGCGATGCTGTTCATCGTCGTGCCGCCGATCACGTAGCTCGGTGCTGAGATCGAGCCATCGCTATTGACGGTCGAGCCGCCGCCGATCGCGCTCGCCGTCGAGTTCGCCAGGCTGTAAAGCTGCGAGCCGTTGACGGCATCGGCGCTCGATGCGCTCACGTCGCCAGCAAGTACGCCCGTCAGCTTGCGCGCGCCCGCCGTGCCGGTGAAGTCGACCGTCGTGCCGTCGGTTGCTTTGGCGACGGTGATGTTGCGGGTGGACGCGTCCTGTTCGACGAGTCCAAGTCCGCCGTTGTTGATCGACGTCGTCAGGTTGGTGACATCGTTCGCCAGTTGCGTGGTGCGTGCGTCGATGTTGGTGACTGCGCCGCCAATGCTGTTGACCGTTTTGCCGCCGATCACGTAGCTCGGTGCCGAGATCGAGCCGTCGCTGTTGACCGTCGAGCCGCCGCCGATCGCGCTGGCCGTTGAATTCGCGACGTTGTACAGCTGCGAGCCGTTGACAACATCGACGCTCGACGCGTTCACGTTGCCAGCGAGCACGCCCGTCAGCTTGCGCGCGCCGGCGGTGCCGGAGAAATCGACGATCGTGCCGTCGGTGGCCTTCGCGACCGTGATGTTGCGCGTCGTGTCGTCCTGTTGGACGAGGCCGAGTTCGCCGCTGTTGATCGCCGTGGTCAGGTTCGTGATATCGCTCGACATTTGCGCCGTGCGGGCGTCGAGATTGGTGACGTCGCCTGCGATTTGCGTGGTGCGCGCATCAATGGTGGTGATGTCGTTCGAGTTCTGCGTGGTGCGCGTATCAATGTTCGTGATCGCGCCGGCGATGCTGTTCATCGTCGTGCCGCCGATCACGTAGCTGGGTGCGGAGATCGAGCCGTCGCTGTTGACCGTCGAGCCGCCGCCGATCGCGCTCGCCGTCGACTTCGCGACGTTGTACAGCTGCGAGCCGTTGACGGCATCGACGCTCGACGCGTTCACGTTGCCAGCGAGCACGCCCGTCAGCTTGCGCGCGCCGGTGGTGCCGGAGAAATCGACGATCGTGCCGTCTGTGGCCTTCGCGACCGTGATGTTGCGGGTCGTATCGTCCTGTTGGACGAGGCCGAGTTCGCCGTTGCTGATCGCCGTGGTCAGGTTGGTGATATCACTCGAATTTTGCGTAGTGCGCGCGTCGATATTGGTGATACTGCTCGCGTTCTGCGTGGTGCGTGCGTCGATGTTGCTGATCGCGCCAGCCACGTTGTTGATGGTGCTTCCACCTACCACATACGTCGGATTCGTGATCGCACCGGTTGTCGAGTTGTAGGTCGAGCCGCCGCCCAGCGCTGCTGCTGTCGCCGCGCCCTGTGCGTTGACCTTCGCAGCTTCAGACTGCAACTGGCTCACGTTCACCGCGTCCGTCGCTGCGGAACCGGCCGCCACGTTTGTGACGCGCCGTTCCTTGCCCGCCGAACCGACCGACACTTCGCCGTTGGCCGCCGACGCCGTGCCTGACAGCGTGCCCGAGCCGGGGTTGTATCCGGCCGCGCCCAGATTCGCGGTCGTGGTCGAAGTGTTGCCCAATGCTACAGAATTATTGGCCGAAGCATTCGCCATACCGCCAATTGCCACGCTTCCAGCGCCGCTCGTCGTTGCCTGGCTGCCAAGCGCCATGGCACGCGAGTTGCCCGTCACGGACGCGAGGGAACCCATTGCGAGTGACTCGTTTGCATTGCTGCCGCCTGGGCCGATTGCCGACGCACCGTTCCCAATTACAACCGCGTTCAGCGCATTGCTGACCGATGCAGAGTTGCCGATTGCAACAGCACCCTGGGATGCTGCGTTCGTAGACGAGCCCACAGCGACACTGGAGGTTCCTGTGGCCGTCGAGGTTGTGCCTAGCGCAAGCGCGTTGTTTGATACGACGACGGAATTCAGGCCCAGTGCGATACCGTTGCCTCCCGTTGCCGTTGAACCCGAGCCCATCGCAATTGTGTTGCTTCCCGATGCATAAGCGTTCGGGCCGATCGCGACCGAGTTGAAGCCAGTTGCTGATGAGTCCGCCTGCGTCGAGTTCACATGGAAGTATTTGATGCCGCCACCGTTAATGACGTTCGACAGGTTGCTGCTGATATTGTTGACCTTCGCGTCTTCCGACATCAACTGGCTTACGTTCACCGCGTCGGTCGGATTCAGACCCGCCGCCACGTTCGTGATGCGACGCTCTGCACCCGCCTTGCCAATGGACACTTCGCCCGCTGCCGTTGCTGCCGAGATCGCCGTGCCGTCGACGGGCGCAAAGCCAGCCGTGCCGAGCGTGGTCGAGTTCGCCACCGAGTTCGAACCCAGCGCGACCGAATTGGCCGTCGCGGCCGTCGCGCCAGCGCCTACCGCCGTCGCCATCGAGCCTGCGTAGCTCGCGCCGCCCACGGCCACGCCGCCATCCGTTGCATTGGCCGAGTCACCGACGGCGACCGTGCCGTCAGCGTTCGGCGTCGCGCCGGAGAGGTTGTTTGCCGAAGCGTTCTGGCCAATCGCCACAGCCGCCTTACCACCTGCTGCATTCGTCGTTTTGGCGCCGTTGCCGTACGCGATGTCAGTCGCGAGTCCGCTGGCCGTCGAGCCACCGTCCAGCGCGCCTGCGTGCGCTGCACCCGCCACGCCGCCGAGCGTCAGCAGCACCGCGCAGCTCAGCGCACGCGCGCCGCTGCGGGCCGATTTGCCCTTGGCTCGGGCGGTTTCGGCCGCGGCGATGAACGTAGCCGTCTTTGCGCACCACACATTTCGGTAGGTCTTATTCATGGAAAACTCGTCAGCAAATAAATTTAGGATAACGATCTATCGTTTCGAGATTTGCGAACAAAGCGATGCCGCACATGCGTGCATGGATCTGCTGCTATCTCGATAGCCGTCGATGTCGAGTGCTCGTGGGTTTTCGGGGCATTCCGTGAACCAGCGACGAGCTCGTTTCGATGTCTCTAAATTTATTTGAGATGAGCCCGGAGATTAATGAGACAACTCTTAATCTACTCGGGAGATTCTGTATTTGTCTGATTTATTGACAGAACGCAGCAGAAGGTCCAAAGAAAACACCCCAGCGTCGTCACCGACATCTGGGGTGTCTGTATTCGGAAGAGGGGAACTTAGGAGCAGAACTTCGTCAGCAAGCTCATCTGCGCGTTGCGCGACGATTTCCCCGGCCTGCGTCGCCGATAGTGCCCATCGCTCTGCATCAACCAGGCGGCCTGGTTGTCGCCGAGAAACGCCGACAGCCCTTCCGCAATCACGCGGCGCTTCAACCGCCGGTTATTGATCGGAAACGCGACTTCGACGCGGCGGAAGAAATTCCGATCCATCCAGTCGGCGCTCGACAGATAAACCTGCTCGCGGCCGTCGTCATGGAAATAGAAGATACGGTGATGCTCGAGGAACCGCCCGACGATCGAGCGCACGGTAATGTTCTCCGACAGCCCTTCGACGCCGGGCTGCAATGCGCACACACCGCGTACGATCAGATCGATCTTCACGCCCGCCTGCGATGCCTCGTACAGTTCCGCAATAACGGTCGGCTCCAGCAGCGCGTTCATCTTCGCGACGATCCGCGCGCGCTTGCCCGCGCGCGCATGCTCGGCTTCAGCGCGAATCGACTCGACGAGCCGCGGATGCAGCGAGAACGGCGACTGCCACAACTCGTGCAACGGCAACTCGCCGCCGATGCCCGTCAATTGCTGGAACACGTGGTGCACGTCTTCGCAGATCTTCTGATCGGCCGTCATCAGGCCGAAGTCGGTATAAAGGCGCGCAGTGCGCGGATGATAGTTGCCCGTGCCTAAGTGCGCGTAGCGCTTCAGGATCGACTTGCCGCCTTCCGACACGCGGCGCACGATCAGCATCATCTTCGCGTGGCACTTGTGGCCGACCACGCCGTACACGACATGCGCGCCGACGGCTTCCAGTTGCGACGCCCAGTTGATGTTCGTCTCTTCGTCGAAGCGCGCAAGCAACTCCACGACGACCGTCACTTCCTTGCCATTGCGGGCGGCCTGCATCAGCGCGTCCATCAGCGGCGAATCGGTGCCCGTGCGATAAATGGTCTGCTTGATCGCAACGACATTCGGGTCCTTCGCGGCCTGCAGCAAGAGTTCGAGCACCGGCTGGAAACTCTCGTACGGATGATGCAGCAGCACGTCGCCCTGATCGATCACGTCGAACAGGCTCGCGCTGTTGGCGATCTGCGGCGGCGTCGTGGGAATATGCGGGACGAACTT
This is a stretch of genomic DNA from Paraburkholderia caribensis. It encodes these proteins:
- a CDS encoding YadA-like family protein, with product MNKTYRNVWCAKTATFIAAAETARAKGKSARSGARALSCAVLLTLGGVAGAAHAGALDGGSTASGLATDIAYGNGAKTTNAAGGKAAVAIGQNASANNLSGATPNADGTVAVGDSANATDGGVAVGGASYAGSMATAVGAGATAATANSVALGSNSVANSTTLGTAGFAPVDGTAISAATAAGEVSIGKAGAERRITNVAAGLNPTDAVNVSQLMSEDAKVNNISSNLSNVINGGGIKYFHVNSTQADSSATGFNSVAIGPNAYASGSNTIAMGSGSTATGGNGIALGLNSVVVSNNALALGTTSTATGTSSVAVGSSTNAASQGAVAIGNSASVSNALNAVVIGNGASAIGPGGSNANESLAMGSLASVTGNSRAMALGSQATTSGAGSVAIGGMANASANNSVALGNTSTTTANLGAAGYNPGSGTLSGTASAANGEVSVGSAGKERRVTNVAAGSAATDAVNVSQLQSEAAKVNAQGAATAAALGGGSTYNSTTGAITNPTYVVGGSTINNVAGAISNIDARTTQNASSITNIDARTTQNSSDITNLTTAISNGELGLVQQDDTTRNITVAKATDGTIVDFSGTTGARKLTGVLAGNVNASSVDAVNGSQLYNVAKSTASAIGGGSTVNSDGSISAPSYVIGGTTMNSIAGAITNIDTRTTQNSNDITTIDARTTQIAGDVTNLDARTAQMSSDITNLTTAINSGELGLVQQDDTTRNITVAKATDGTIVDFSGTAGARKLTGVLAGNVNASSVDVVNGSQLYNVANSTASAIGGGSTVNSDGSISAPSYVIGGKTVNSIGGAVTNIDARTTQLANDVTNLTTSINNGGLGLVEQDASTRNITVAKATDGTTVDFTGTAGARKLTGVLAGDVSASSADAVNGSQLYSLANSTASAIGGGSTVNSDGSISAPSYVIGGTTMNSIAGAITNIDARTTQNASDISSINTALSDITGGGLGIKYFHTNSMLADSQATGSESVAIGGAAVATAANSVALGSNSVANRASSVSVGSAGAERQITNVAAGTADTDAVNVAQLKATGLVGTNGTSKAAVTYDNNADGSVSYSSVTMGNGVAGGTTIHNVAAGTVDTDAVNVAQMNSALANVTNIAMNAASGSPAFATNGDGSAQAAKATGHHATAMGSNAQASADNSVALGADSVADRENTVSIGSKGKERQITNVAAGTQGTDAVNVDQLNETVAGAVGNLPAGVSAKDYTDQRFNSMQNTVNQVAKNSYAGVAAAMAMPNMTPSQPGNTVVAAGAGSYKSGAALGVGATYRSRNSKWLVNGAVSVTSTGDAGVRAQVGYEF
- the ppk1 gene encoding polyphosphate kinase 1: MSNRYPLLNRELGILGFNERVLAQAADPAVPLLERLRFICITSSNLDEFFEVRMAGLQEQMRDNPGALSPDGMSLQHCYDLVVERAQKLVHRQYTMLQDTVLPALEDEGIYFHGTEAWNEAQTQWAREYFLDELLPVLTPIGLDPAHPFPRVLNKSLNFVVELEGKDAFGRQAVMGIVQAPRALPRLVRMPQELSGYPHGFVLLSSLLQRFVGELFPNLAVRSCNQFRITRNSELFVDEDEITNLRVALQGELPARHLGNAVRLEMSAGTPPHLMQRLLDESGLSQKDCYFVDGPVNLVRLMQLPEMVDRPDLKFVPHIPTTPPQIANSASLFDVIDQGDVLLHHPYESFQPVLELLLQAAKDPNVVAIKQTIYRTGTDSPLMDALMQAARNGKEVTVVVELLARFDEETNINWASQLEAVGAHVVYGVVGHKCHAKMMLIVRRVSEGGKSILKRYAHLGTGNYHPRTARLYTDFGLMTADQKICEDVHHVFQQLTGIGGELPLHELWQSPFSLHPRLVESIRAEAEHARAGKRARIVAKMNALLEPTVIAELYEASQAGVKIDLIVRGVCALQPGVEGLSENITVRSIVGRFLEHHRIFYFHDDGREQVYLSSADWMDRNFFRRVEVAFPINNRRLKRRVIAEGLSAFLGDNQAAWLMQSDGHYRRRRPGKSSRNAQMSLLTKFCS